In one Spirosoma rigui genomic region, the following are encoded:
- a CDS encoding insecticidal delta-endotoxin Cry8Ea1 family protein, which yields MFLQTVMTDRRKFLERSALGAGGLLFSSALLESCITDHRLPLPIANPPLLGGVSDDIDWNDAAKEAIAAGLAMVPEIGEIASALLRILWPGQDDVWAKIKSQVEALINQKISDLVYQQVSEDLQGLNGSITLYLDEVKNGTPEAILTQWIVTRNLFVNALPHFQSKGYEPLLLPFFAQFANIYLSVLRDGVLNGKSWGRNDAEHQQDIADLKKAISDFTAYVPGAYKTGLVNIDNTVPNNFRLAEPDRSLIRYQRQMTFTVLDFVSTWAYYDVTLYPSGHKVELTREIFSDPYGILLDGNTDIHNERLGVLPPMPEQCPTKITVWADPYSTGITGVQVTYPAGGGPGGITTTPVIPQGGDQRGSLAPPHGGTLTFPPSSTNPIVAVRVGTHPSGYLAALYFYYYDGTQSPELGYPGADSGPIRFANEVVCRIHIYGGLATYSPFLAQCVVFGFKYRQTPASALRAISAIYVTSPKERSVAEFAPVYPTLGSFSITDELKAARAAHWASVGGQAKALK from the coding sequence ATGTTCTTACAAACTGTAATGACCGATCGCCGAAAATTTCTGGAACGCTCAGCCTTGGGAGCCGGCGGTTTACTTTTTTCATCAGCGCTATTGGAAAGCTGCATAACCGACCACCGCCTTCCTTTACCTATAGCCAATCCGCCTTTACTGGGCGGTGTGAGCGATGATATTGATTGGAATGATGCAGCGAAAGAAGCCATTGCCGCCGGGCTTGCCATGGTACCCGAAATTGGTGAAATTGCTAGCGCTTTACTTCGTATTCTTTGGCCCGGCCAGGACGACGTATGGGCCAAAATCAAATCGCAGGTGGAAGCCCTGATAAACCAAAAAATCAGTGATCTTGTCTACCAGCAGGTATCCGAAGATCTGCAGGGCCTGAATGGCTCGATCACTCTTTATCTGGATGAGGTCAAAAACGGTACACCAGAGGCAATTCTCACCCAATGGATTGTCACCCGAAATTTGTTTGTAAACGCGCTGCCCCATTTTCAATCAAAAGGATACGAGCCGCTGCTGTTGCCTTTCTTTGCGCAATTTGCCAACATATACCTGTCTGTGTTACGCGATGGGGTACTCAACGGGAAAAGCTGGGGCAGAAATGATGCCGAACATCAGCAAGATATTGCAGACTTGAAAAAGGCTATCAGTGACTTTACCGCCTACGTCCCTGGCGCGTATAAAACCGGTTTGGTTAATATAGATAATACTGTACCGAATAACTTCAGGCTTGCTGAGCCAGATCGATCCCTTATTAGGTATCAACGCCAGATGACGTTCACGGTACTTGACTTTGTGAGTACCTGGGCTTACTATGATGTCACGTTATACCCTTCTGGACACAAGGTTGAGCTTACCCGCGAAATTTTCTCTGACCCCTATGGCATTCTCCTTGACGGCAACACTGACATACATAACGAAAGACTAGGAGTTCTTCCACCTATGCCCGAGCAGTGCCCTACTAAGATAACCGTATGGGCTGATCCGTATAGTACTGGCATTACGGGCGTTCAGGTAACTTATCCGGCCGGTGGGGGACCTGGTGGTATAACGACAACGCCCGTAATTCCCCAAGGGGGGGACCAACGTGGCAGTCTTGCTCCTCCTCATGGCGGTACACTTACTTTTCCGCCTTCGTCCACTAACCCGATAGTCGCGGTCAGAGTCGGTACCCATCCCAGTGGGTATCTCGCTGCTCTCTATTTTTACTATTATGACGGGACACAATCACCTGAGCTTGGCTACCCAGGTGCTGATTCGGGTCCGATCCGATTCGCGAATGAAGTAGTTTGCCGTATTCACATTTACGGAGGATTGGCCACCTATTCACCCTTCCTTGCCCAGTGTGTGGTGTTTGGCTTTAAATACCGGCAAACGCCGGCATCAGCCTTGCGAGCCATTAGTGCCATCTACGTTACAAGTCCAAAAGAACGATCGGTGGCTGAATTTGCCCCCGTCTACCCAACTCTTGGCAGTTTTTCAATCACCGACGAATTAAAGGCGGCTCGCGCGGCGCACTGGGCGAGTGTTGGAGGGCAGGCTAAAGCGCTTAAATAG
- a CDS encoding helix-turn-helix domain-containing protein: MSEAKQKVGHLIREARVKAGLTQQELGDKLGVGRATVNGYETGKQNLTVDTLEKVAKALGVELKINL, from the coding sequence ATGTCAGAGGCAAAACAAAAGGTTGGTCACTTGATTCGAGAAGCTCGTGTGAAGGCTGGCCTAACTCAACAAGAACTAGGTGACAAGCTTGGTGTGGGGCGGGCTACTGTCAACGGATACGAGACTGGAAAGCAAAACTTAACTGTTGACACCTTAGAGAAAGTGGCGAAGGCACTCGGTGTCGAACTGAAGATCAACTTATAG
- a CDS encoding terminase small subunit has product MEQNPTYNNIEPADKTSALTEREQAFIINYCQYRNAARAAREAGYSAKTAKQIGYENLTKPYIVSALSTLMEAHGMTVGECIGRLTAWARGSMEPFLTKRGELTLTSVDAVENRHLLKKVKQKKTTRTTPSGEVIEELQTEIELHDAKDAVDKMLQIHGRYKQLPGDANQPKEMQGYKLPDGTTIIF; this is encoded by the coding sequence ATGGAGCAAAATCCCACTTATAACAACATTGAGCCCGCAGATAAGACTTCTGCGCTGACCGAACGTGAGCAGGCATTTATAATCAACTACTGCCAGTACAGAAACGCAGCACGCGCGGCCCGAGAAGCTGGTTATTCTGCAAAAACGGCCAAGCAGATTGGGTACGAAAATCTGACAAAGCCTTATATAGTATCGGCCCTATCGACGCTCATGGAAGCCCATGGAATGACGGTAGGCGAATGCATCGGTCGACTAACTGCATGGGCCCGCGGTAGCATGGAGCCATTTTTAACCAAACGAGGTGAGTTAACATTAACTTCGGTCGATGCTGTCGAGAATCGGCACCTGCTCAAGAAGGTCAAACAAAAGAAAACCACCCGCACCACGCCTTCTGGTGAGGTAATCGAGGAGCTGCAAACGGAGATTGAACTACACGATGCCAAGGATGCTGTCGACAAGATGCTTCAGATTCACGGCCGCTACAAGCAATTGCCTGGTGATGCCAATCAGCCAAAAGAGATGCAGGGCTATAAACTGCCCGATGGTACGACTATTATATTTTAG
- a CDS encoding helix-turn-helix domain-containing protein, which yields MDATSFIITTPDQLRALVLESVAVAFQYHRPAPVESVPSDELLTPEETAKLLKVSKVTVWDWEKRGILNARRIGNQVRYLRSEVLAAARPKKGGIQS from the coding sequence ATGGATGCAACCAGCTTCATCATTACAACACCAGATCAACTAAGAGCACTGGTTTTAGAATCAGTCGCTGTCGCGTTTCAGTATCATCGCCCTGCCCCTGTAGAATCAGTCCCCTCCGACGAGCTCCTTACGCCTGAAGAGACAGCAAAGCTGCTTAAAGTCTCTAAAGTGACCGTTTGGGACTGGGAGAAAAGAGGAATTCTCAACGCCCGACGCATCGGCAATCAGGTTCGCTACCTGCGCAGTGAGGTACTTGCTGCTGCACGTCCAAAGAAAGGGGGTATACAATCATGA
- a CDS encoding site-specific integrase, with translation MARTTNSPVSYLLRDPKAKKPTPIICAVRFNNQRINIGTGFNVLPAHWGKNEGRVKNVVAATDKDQINRYLDNTQKAIGTIIADLKADLLELTKENVKARIDAYLNPIVEVAPTVPSEPALFTFIADFIEASPTRVNIETGKHVERRTIQKYQTVLKVLREFAATYSRRVDFDTIDLDFYDSFTGYLTSTKGFATNNVGKYLQTLKVFLNDASARGISVKQDYRSRKFKVVKEDADNIYLSESELLRIHDLDLTKQERLERVRDLFLVGCYTGLRFSDLTNLRPEYIKNGLIRIEQQKTSDKVVIPCHSVVTAILSKYHGTLPRSISNQKMNDYLKEVCQLAGINTVESKAQTKGGKRVTKSFEKWEMVSTHTARRSFATNMYLLGIPAMTIMQITGHRTEKAFMHYIKLDREQHAKVMARHWENQMKGNPFTVLV, from the coding sequence ATGGCAAGGACTACAAACAGCCCCGTCAGTTATCTTCTCAGGGACCCGAAAGCAAAAAAGCCAACACCCATCATTTGTGCGGTTCGTTTTAACAACCAGCGCATTAATATTGGCACTGGCTTCAATGTCTTACCTGCCCACTGGGGCAAGAATGAGGGCCGGGTTAAGAATGTAGTCGCTGCTACTGATAAAGATCAGATCAATCGTTACTTAGACAACACACAGAAGGCTATTGGGACAATTATTGCTGATTTAAAAGCCGACCTACTGGAGCTGACAAAAGAGAATGTAAAGGCTCGCATCGACGCATACCTAAACCCTATAGTCGAGGTTGCACCAACGGTGCCTTCCGAACCTGCCTTGTTTACGTTCATTGCCGACTTTATAGAAGCTTCTCCTACCCGAGTAAATATTGAGACGGGTAAGCACGTTGAGCGCCGTACGATCCAGAAATATCAAACCGTGCTAAAAGTATTACGGGAGTTTGCGGCTACGTATAGCCGGAGAGTTGACTTTGATACGATTGACCTGGATTTCTACGACTCATTCACGGGCTACCTTACCTCCACCAAGGGTTTTGCTACTAACAACGTTGGCAAGTACCTACAAACGTTGAAAGTTTTCCTGAATGACGCATCAGCAAGGGGTATTAGTGTAAAGCAAGATTACCGCAGCCGCAAGTTCAAAGTAGTTAAAGAAGATGCTGATAATATATATCTAAGTGAGTCGGAACTCCTTCGAATACATGATTTGGATTTAACGAAACAGGAGCGGCTAGAGCGTGTTAGGGACTTGTTCTTGGTTGGATGTTACACGGGCTTACGCTTTTCAGATTTGACCAACCTTCGACCTGAATACATCAAAAATGGCCTCATCCGTATTGAGCAGCAGAAAACATCGGATAAGGTTGTTATACCCTGTCACTCAGTTGTAACAGCTATACTCAGTAAGTATCATGGGACTTTGCCCAGGAGCATATCTAACCAGAAAATGAATGACTACCTCAAGGAAGTCTGTCAGCTTGCAGGAATTAACACCGTAGAAAGTAAGGCACAGACTAAAGGAGGGAAGCGAGTCACCAAGTCATTTGAGAAATGGGAAATGGTGAGCACTCACACGGCTAGGCGATCCTTTGCTACAAACATGTATCTGCTAGGCATTCCAGCTATGACAATCATGCAGATCACTGGCCATCGTACTGAGAAGGCATTTATGCACTATATAAAACTTGATCGGGAACAGCATGCAAAGGTTATGGCTCGCCACTGGGAGAATCAAATGAAAGGGAATCCATTCACAGTTTTGGTTTAA
- a CDS encoding AAA family ATPase produces the protein MLDDLKQHVDDIANQLNQLPEPVISTSNAVDIKPVQSDERIDPPDYAAMSERLRVRPDEDIPPPPVCLSVLSSGHSSTFGTIGNFSVIIGKAKSRKTFTTTIALAAASKRDVILNRFAGSFDNDKQTVLYFDTEQGRYHVLKVVKRICRLAGQENPDHLLVYSLRSLPTAQRLGFIQWHIYNTPNLGLVVIDGIRDTVEDINDNAEATERVGDLLRWTEQRGIHILTVIHMNKGNDQIRGTIGTELQNKAETVVSVTVDPANKDISIVKAEYCRDKEFEPFAFSIDDQGLPYIVEDWDQDQRPSKRKPHGVIEKPRKPSITDQFSKTQHRLMVRRMFDSVQPEKYASTWQRLKRATSYFGESVSDNAAKELLNYYQDEGLVIKSLKGLYSMSQLATEPVEGDTMESSSHFTDNVSESLFSEVV, from the coding sequence ATGCTTGATGATCTGAAACAACACGTTGATGATATCGCGAACCAATTAAACCAATTACCTGAACCGGTAATATCGACGAGCAATGCGGTAGATATCAAACCAGTCCAGAGCGATGAGCGAATCGACCCACCGGATTACGCTGCAATGTCAGAGCGCCTGAGGGTGAGGCCTGATGAGGATATACCACCTCCTCCTGTTTGCTTGTCCGTGCTATCCAGCGGGCACAGTAGCACCTTCGGAACCATAGGCAATTTCTCAGTGATCATCGGTAAGGCAAAGAGTCGTAAAACCTTCACCACGACAATTGCACTGGCCGCAGCCTCGAAGCGAGACGTCATTCTAAACCGGTTTGCCGGCTCATTTGACAACGATAAACAGACGGTGTTGTACTTCGATACTGAACAGGGGCGCTACCATGTCTTGAAAGTTGTTAAGCGGATCTGTCGACTTGCTGGCCAGGAGAACCCCGACCACCTCCTGGTTTATTCTCTCCGGTCATTGCCGACTGCTCAACGGTTGGGCTTCATTCAGTGGCATATCTATAATACGCCCAATCTCGGCCTGGTTGTGATCGACGGCATCCGGGATACGGTTGAGGATATCAATGACAACGCTGAAGCCACCGAGCGCGTAGGAGACCTGCTGCGGTGGACGGAGCAACGGGGAATCCACATTCTGACTGTCATTCATATGAATAAGGGAAACGATCAGATTCGTGGTACGATCGGCACCGAATTGCAGAACAAGGCCGAGACGGTGGTGTCGGTGACGGTTGACCCAGCAAACAAAGACATTTCAATTGTAAAGGCAGAATACTGCCGGGACAAGGAGTTTGAGCCCTTTGCCTTTTCCATCGATGATCAGGGTTTACCCTATATCGTTGAAGATTGGGACCAAGATCAGCGGCCCTCTAAACGAAAACCACATGGCGTTATTGAGAAGCCAAGAAAACCATCCATTACTGACCAGTTCAGCAAAACTCAGCATCGTTTAATGGTACGTCGCATGTTTGATAGTGTTCAGCCAGAGAAGTATGCATCAACCTGGCAACGACTCAAACGCGCAACTAGCTACTTCGGCGAATCAGTTTCCGACAATGCCGCCAAAGAGCTGTTGAACTATTACCAGGATGAAGGTCTCGTTATAAAATCTCTAAAAGGCCTCTACTCGATGAGTCAATTGGCGACCGAACCCGTCGAAGGCGACACTATGGAATCAAGTTCTCATTTCACAGATAATGTGTCAGAATCCCTCTTTTCTGAAGTGGTTTAG
- a CDS encoding DUF6371 domain-containing protein, translating into MKASTYRYQLPQKAIKADCPDCGPRHRRTLSRYVDTRTGEPLPHIYGRCDRESNCGYHESPYTAGQSGLSYADEVFERWKQENPRATPHQQKPWNPKAYNKTKKRPISTSTQTSVTSSPSSIEHPVFCIPDEIFEQSLGHYDRNQLATLLCRRFGQSIASELLQRFQIGTSSRWPGACVFWYIDEKGRKRGGQIKLFGDDWHTVKYFNQDGKRMTKTSWVHSALIRRLEAQQLPVPEWLTTYEQHAERSPCLFGLPQLRNAPDHKPVAIVEAPKTAILCSAHFPEFIWLAVGALSYLNTNETGMARLMPVCSRKIVLFPDLSGDGSAYARWSRIADELGEKGFVVTVSDYLERTATDEQREAGLDLADFLLNQQPISKVDLPYLTMDGQTIYGEVLPVNSCDMYPSEWDEMSENAPPILVPSQNRALNDVIATCSMYPSHTVPLFKLAKLS; encoded by the coding sequence ATGAAAGCTTCAACTTACCGCTACCAGTTGCCCCAGAAAGCAATCAAAGCCGATTGTCCGGACTGTGGCCCTCGGCATAGAAGGACGCTGAGTCGTTATGTCGATACGCGCACTGGTGAGCCGCTACCTCATATATACGGCCGGTGCGATCGGGAGAGCAACTGTGGCTATCATGAAAGCCCGTACACAGCCGGGCAGAGCGGACTCAGTTACGCCGATGAGGTCTTTGAGCGCTGGAAGCAGGAGAACCCACGAGCAACACCTCATCAGCAGAAGCCGTGGAATCCGAAAGCTTATAATAAGACAAAAAAGCGCCCTATAAGCACTTCAACACAGACTAGTGTCACCAGCAGCCCCTCGTCAATAGAACATCCGGTTTTCTGCATACCGGACGAGATCTTTGAACAATCACTAGGTCATTACGATCGCAATCAGCTAGCCACGTTACTGTGTCGTCGCTTTGGCCAGAGCATAGCAAGTGAACTACTACAGCGCTTTCAGATCGGCACATCATCCCGCTGGCCTGGTGCCTGCGTCTTTTGGTACATCGATGAGAAGGGAAGAAAACGAGGTGGCCAGATCAAGCTATTCGGGGATGACTGGCATACGGTGAAATATTTCAACCAGGATGGCAAAAGGATGACCAAAACCAGCTGGGTTCATTCGGCTCTGATTCGTCGGCTGGAGGCTCAGCAGCTTCCGGTACCAGAATGGCTGACAACCTACGAACAGCATGCCGAGCGATCCCCTTGTCTGTTCGGCTTACCTCAACTCCGCAATGCGCCAGATCATAAACCAGTCGCTATTGTTGAGGCCCCCAAAACGGCAATTCTATGTAGCGCCCACTTCCCGGAGTTCATTTGGCTCGCCGTCGGTGCCTTATCATACCTCAACACTAACGAGACGGGCATGGCTCGGCTTATGCCTGTATGCTCTAGGAAGATTGTGCTGTTTCCGGATCTCTCTGGAGATGGCAGCGCCTATGCCCGATGGAGCCGAATTGCTGATGAGTTGGGCGAGAAGGGGTTTGTCGTTACAGTATCTGACTATTTAGAACGAACAGCTACTGATGAGCAACGTGAAGCGGGACTTGATCTAGCCGACTTCTTGCTGAATCAGCAGCCGATATCAAAAGTAGACCTGCCTTATCTTACGATGGATGGCCAAACCATTTATGGGGAGGTGTTGCCAGTTAACTCATGTGACATGTACCCCAGCGAATGGGATGAGATGAGCGAAAATGCTCCTCCGATACTGGTACCGAGTCAAAATCGGGCTTTGAATGATGTCATAGCCACATGCAGTATGTATCCAAGTCATACTGTACCCCTATTCAAACTGGCCAAGTTGAGCTAG
- a CDS encoding putative Ig domain-containing protein has product MKHRLLLLNIFAAILVSLTWASAQTKYTANFATQPTIDKYGFANDWPWNSTVTVNLGGVDYLITDAINGSWGWNGSAVTHSTAGDVYYKIVRKDGKTFNFFGVKLQYTNVTNAPEFYKYPFLTVDYASVGTTVADELYDSNRTVTVSKPNGVPVSNVILRFSGVLELVLDDLIVGPIAGQLVAPTVTTNAASSISTNSAVLGGSVTADGGGAVTSRGVVYSNTNNTPTIGGNSVTQSANGTGTGTFAQTISGLTPNTNYYTRAYAVNSSGTGYGAVQTFTTTQLTTAAPVVLVPANGSMVTTTTPTYGGNAPATSTVALYVDGTSIGTVTANGAGNWARTQPTTLAQGSHTVYATAQLNGQTVSANSSTNTFTVDSVRPSLSITSTASEPTNVSPISVTITFSEAVTGFVAGDLTVSNGTLSGFSGSGSSYSVNVTPTTSGVVTLNVPANVAQDAAGNGNTASTPFSRQYQFPNSTPTDIQLSQTTVAENQPNGTTVGTLTSTDADTPAQTFTYALVSGNGDTDNAAFSVEGTTLKTARSFDFESKASYSIRVRTTDSGSPAASFEKTFTLTLTDQNELVATFTSQTNVSCFDQANGSLTVSATGEAGPYTYRWSAGSSTSATLSGLTAGPYSVTVTAAKGFTAVATTTLTQPAAVLAPVLEASAFTTTNQPITVTANGCPGGALNWALSGGTGQATSTTFSLTQPGNYTLTASCTLNGCTGPYSAPVALQIRPGGFAITGVSAANCQLLDAGRGLYEVRLTPQYGDASGPISFSIVNELSPTTAPGPYTLRLYSDNPMITLVATQSGSPEARFVYNWLAACSAGTSPNRPPVARSIPDQTLPQGQAYSLELANYITDPDGQPLTFAATGLPADLSLVGSRISGTAATTGVNGITIKALDPAGLEVTTQFQLTITPLISTPAGFTIVAVTTVSCQTLSTGQRQVQFLPQYGGVTGQVITFQVINELAPTQQAGPYTLNLYTDNPVISLQATQTGSTAPATYRYNWLAGCGTTTTPSPANRAPVVGSGVASQTATVGQGYTLVIPAGTFTDPDGDALSLSATGLPAGLSFAGSTLTGTPSTTGVSTVNLTAVDPAGLSATLSFTLTVVPTTGNPPSADFAITTVGTLQCEVISAGQRRVSFTPQYSGVSGSPISFSVVNELSPTTAPGPYSLTLYTDNPTITLQAQQGSSVASYRYEWLAACNARGRQGAAELSSPLQVTVLGNPVVGQQVRVEVRGAEGQSLRLSLTDQQGRSVSDQTVERAGSVERQTLQLLHPTGGLLLLRVSTSTLHQTVKLIKAD; this is encoded by the coding sequence ATGAAGCACAGACTTTTACTGCTTAATATCTTCGCAGCTATACTGGTTTCGTTAACCTGGGCCAGCGCGCAGACTAAATACACCGCGAACTTCGCCACTCAGCCGACCATCGATAAATATGGATTTGCTAACGATTGGCCGTGGAACTCAACCGTTACGGTCAACCTGGGCGGTGTCGACTACTTGATTACAGATGCCATTAATGGTAGCTGGGGATGGAATGGGTCCGCTGTTACGCATAGTACGGCGGGAGACGTTTACTACAAGATTGTTCGCAAGGATGGAAAAACGTTCAATTTCTTTGGGGTAAAGCTTCAATATACTAATGTTACGAATGCACCTGAATTTTATAAATACCCCTTTTTGACAGTCGATTACGCTAGCGTGGGTACTACGGTGGCCGATGAATTATACGATTCCAATCGCACGGTTACGGTTTCTAAGCCAAACGGGGTGCCTGTATCTAATGTCATTTTACGATTTTCGGGTGTACTTGAACTGGTCCTGGATGATTTGATTGTTGGTCCTATCGCCGGTCAGTTGGTAGCCCCTACCGTTACCACGAACGCCGCTAGTAGTATAAGTACCAACAGTGCCGTGCTCGGCGGCAGCGTGACCGCTGACGGCGGGGGCGCCGTTACCAGCCGGGGGGTGGTTTATAGCAACACGAACAACACCCCCACCATTGGGGGTAATAGTGTGACCCAGTCTGCCAATGGTACCGGGACGGGCACCTTTGCACAAACCATTTCGGGCCTAACGCCCAACACGAATTATTATACCCGAGCTTACGCCGTCAACAGTTCAGGCACTGGTTACGGAGCCGTGCAGACCTTCACCACCACCCAACTGACGACCGCGGCTCCAGTCGTGCTCGTTCCCGCCAACGGGAGTATGGTCACTACCACGACGCCCACCTATGGGGGTAACGCACCAGCCACTAGTACAGTAGCCCTATACGTGGATGGCACCAGTATCGGCACCGTCACCGCCAACGGGGCGGGAAACTGGGCCCGCACCCAGCCCACAACGCTGGCCCAAGGCAGCCACACCGTATACGCAACGGCTCAGCTCAACGGCCAAACGGTGAGTGCCAACAGTTCCACCAATACCTTCACCGTTGACTCAGTCAGACCAAGCCTGAGTATTACCTCTACCGCTTCGGAACCCACCAACGTAAGTCCCATTTCGGTGACGATTACCTTTTCGGAGGCGGTCACTGGCTTTGTAGCGGGTGATCTCACGGTCAGTAATGGCACGCTATCTGGTTTTAGCGGCAGCGGTAGTAGTTACAGCGTCAACGTAACGCCGACCACCAGTGGCGTGGTGACCCTTAACGTGCCGGCTAACGTAGCTCAGGACGCGGCCGGGAATGGCAATACCGCGTCTACCCCCTTTAGTCGACAATATCAATTTCCCAACAGCACCCCAACTGATATCCAGCTCAGCCAGACAACAGTTGCCGAGAACCAGCCCAACGGAACAACAGTGGGGACACTCACCAGCACCGATGCCGACACACCCGCCCAAACCTTCACCTACGCCCTGGTGAGCGGCAATGGCGATACGGATAACGCGGCTTTTAGCGTAGAGGGGACGACCTTGAAAACGGCCCGCTCGTTCGACTTTGAGTCCAAAGCCAGTTACAGCATCCGGGTGCGCACCACCGACAGCGGCTCGCCGGCGGCCTCCTTCGAGAAAACCTTTACCCTCACACTGACCGATCAAAATGAACTGGTCGCCACCTTCACCAGCCAGACCAACGTGAGCTGCTTTGATCAGGCCAATGGGTCATTGACCGTGTCGGCGACCGGCGAAGCGGGGCCCTACACCTACCGCTGGTCAGCGGGTAGCAGCACCAGTGCGACTTTGTCCGGTCTGACGGCTGGCCCCTACAGCGTGACGGTCACGGCGGCTAAGGGCTTCACGGCCGTAGCCACAACAACCCTTACCCAACCCGCGGCCGTACTGGCTCCGGTCCTGGAAGCCTCCGCGTTCACAACCACCAACCAGCCCATTACCGTGACGGCCAATGGCTGTCCGGGGGGCGCCTTGAACTGGGCCTTGTCAGGCGGTACCGGACAAGCCACCAGCACCACCTTCAGCCTGACGCAGCCGGGGAACTACACCCTAACGGCCAGTTGTACCCTGAACGGCTGTACGGGCCCGTACTCCGCTCCGGTTGCCCTGCAGATCCGGCCGGGCGGCTTCGCCATCACGGGCGTCAGTGCGGCAAATTGCCAGCTGCTGGATGCGGGCCGAGGGCTCTATGAAGTTCGCCTTACGCCCCAGTACGGGGACGCGTCCGGGCCCATTAGCTTTTCCATTGTCAACGAGTTATCGCCCACCACCGCCCCGGGGCCCTATACCCTGCGGCTCTACAGCGATAATCCGATGATTACGCTGGTGGCTACTCAGAGTGGTAGCCCCGAAGCCCGCTTCGTCTATAACTGGCTGGCGGCCTGCTCGGCCGGTACATCTCCCAATCGCCCGCCCGTGGCCCGCTCCATTCCCGACCAGACCCTGCCCCAGGGACAGGCCTATAGCCTCGAGTTGGCCAACTACATCACCGATCCCGACGGTCAACCGCTGACCTTCGCGGCCACGGGGCTACCCGCGGACCTGAGCCTGGTCGGCAGCCGCATCAGCGGTACAGCCGCTACCACGGGTGTCAACGGGATCACCATCAAAGCACTGGACCCGGCGGGTTTGGAAGTGACGACCCAGTTCCAACTGACAATCACGCCCCTGATCAGCACGCCCGCCGGCTTTACCATCGTGGCGGTAACCACCGTGAGCTGCCAGACTCTATCGACCGGCCAGCGGCAGGTCCAATTCCTGCCCCAATACGGGGGCGTGACGGGTCAGGTTATCACCTTCCAGGTGATTAACGAGCTGGCCCCCACTCAGCAGGCGGGTCCCTACACCCTCAATCTCTACACCGACAACCCCGTCATCAGCCTGCAGGCCACCCAGACGGGCAGTACTGCTCCAGCCACCTACCGCTACAACTGGCTGGCTGGCTGCGGGACCACAACGACCCCCAGCCCAGCCAATCGAGCCCCGGTGGTAGGCAGTGGCGTAGCTAGCCAGACCGCTACGGTGGGCCAGGGCTACACGCTGGTGATACCGGCGGGCACCTTCACCGATCCTGACGGCGATGCGCTGAGCTTGAGTGCGACGGGTTTACCGGCGGGTCTTTCGTTTGCAGGCAGCACCTTGACGGGAACGCCTTCCACCACGGGCGTGTCGACGGTAAACCTGACGGCGGTTGATCCGGCGGGCCTGTCCGCTACCCTTAGCTTTACCCTGACGGTGGTACCGACAACGGGTAACCCGCCGAGCGCCGACTTCGCCATTACGACCGTCGGCACACTCCAGTGTGAAGTGATCAGCGCTGGTCAGCGCCGGGTAAGTTTCACGCCCCAGTATAGTGGCGTGAGTGGTTCACCCATCAGCTTCTCGGTGGTCAATGAGCTCTCGCCGACAACGGCCCCAGGCCCTTACAGCTTGACCTTATATACCGATAACCCTACCATCACGCTGCAGGCGCAGCAGGGCTCCTCGGTGGCGAGTTACCGCTACGAATGGCTAGCGGCCTGTAACGCCCGTGGTCGACAGGGCGCTGCTGAATTAAGCAGCCCGTTGCAGGTCACAGTACTGGGCAATCCAGTGGTTGGCCAGCAGGTGCGGGTCGAGGTACGGGGTGCCGAAGGGCAATCGTTGCGGTTGAGCTTGACTGACCAGCAGGGTCGCAGCGTGAGTGATCAGACGGTGGAGCGGGCTGGTTCAGTGGAGCGCCAGACACTTCAACTGCTCCATCCGACGGGTGGGTTACTGCTGCTGCGCGTGAGCACGTCAACTCTACATCAAACTGTGAAGCTTATCAAAGCGGATTAA